The Sulfurospirillum diekertiae genomic sequence TTGAAAATCACGTACCATCATAGGATATGGATGAGGGCCTGCAACGGTTCCGATGATGTAAAAGGTATCACGCGCATGGGTGACCCAGTAGCGAATCGCTTCGTTCATCGCATCTTTAAGTGTTTTACTACCACTTTTAACGGCATGAACTTTTGCGCCTAAAAGCTTCATACGAAAAACATTGAGTTCTTGTCTCTCAACATCTTTTTCTCCCATAAACACTTCGCATTCAAGTCCTAAAAGAGCCGCGACGGTTGCTGTTGCAACACCATGTTGCCCCGCACCGGTTTCTGCAATGACACGTTTTTTACCCATTTTTTTAGCGATTAAGCCTTGTACGATGGTATTATTGATCTTATGTGCACCTGTATGGTTAAGGTCTTCACGTTTGAGATAAACTTTAGCACCTAACTCTTGAGAAATATTTTTCGCGAAATAAAGTGATGAAGGGCGTCCTACATAATCTTTCATGTAGTGATCCACTTCAGTCCAAAAATTTTCATTAAAGCGAAGGTTCTGGTACTCTTTTTCAAGTTCTAACAGAACAGGCATCAGTGTTTCAGGAACAAAGCGTCCACCAAAAATACCAAAATGGCCATTGTGATCAGGGTCGAATTTTGAAGCTCTAGGAATATACATTAAAATACCTCTAATACAGAATAGACAGAAGTTGTTTTTTTGATATCAAGATCCCCTTGTAAAAAAGTAAGGTTGATCACAAAGCACGCTTCAACACATTCTGCTCCTGCTTTATTAATAAGATTGACTGCAGCTGTGGCTGTACCGCCTGTTGCAATTAAGTCGTCGATTAGGAGCACTCTTGGTTTTGATGTGGTTATCGCTGAAAATGCGTCGATGTGTATACAAACTTCATCAACCCCATACTCCAATGAGTATTTTTCGCTGATCGTTGTGTAGGGAAGTTTGCCCGGTTTTCGAATAGGAACAAAACGTGTTTTAAGGCGTGCTGCTAATGCAGCCCCAAAGATAAATCCACGGCTTTCGATACCAGCAATATAATCAATTTTCATAGTCGAATAACGATCTACCAAATGGTCAATCAAGAGTGTAAATGCTTTAGCATCGCCATGGTCAATCAAGAGTGTAAATGCTTTAGCATCGCCTAGAAGAGTGGTAATATCCTTAAATTTGATGCCAGGTTTTGGGAAATCTTCAATTTCTCGAACAGAATTTAAAAGATAAATTTTATCAGCTTCACTTAAATGACTCATAGAAAACCTTTTTCATTTGAATATGCCTTCTAAGCAAAACTTAAAAAGCTACGTTATTTAGCCACTTGGGCGCTAAAGTTTGCCTCTTGAGGGGCAGAAAAATATTTACATGTAAAAGGAGAAAGAAAAAGAGTAACTTTTTAAACGAATTATAAAAGTGCCTCGATCTTTCCTTCAAGCTCTTTAATGTGCTGGCGGAGTTTGTCTCCTTCCATGCGGTACTGACTGTTGCGTGTACGAAGTGATTTTAGGTCATTTTTGACTTTTTTAAGTTCATCACTTAAAATATCAATATTGCCTAAAGAGCGTTGCAATTGCACTTGGTATTTGCGGATAACCACTTCGGCATCATTGAGGGTTTGTTTAACGACAATGTTACTGCGCTTCTCTTTACGTAAAAGCGTTTTGAAGTAAAACACCATAATCAATAAGTACATGCAAGCGGAAAAAAGTACCGTTGCGATAACCCAGTCAAGTGCCATAGTCATAACTCTATTTTCTTAACACGATCAGCGTGTCTGCCACCTTCAAATGAGGTAGCACACCATGCTTTGAGCATGGATTCAATAACACCTAGCCCAACAATACGTTGACCAAAACAGAGTACATTCGCATCATTGTGTGCGCGTGCCATTTCTGCTGTATACGCATCATGACAAAGCGCTGCACGAATACCAATATGCTTATTGGCGGCCAAGCTCATACCAATGCCTGAACCACAGATAAGAATTCCCTGTGTTGCACTGTTATTGAGAACTTCAAGGCAAAGTGCATGAGCATAATCAGGATAATCAACACGTTGATCGTTAAATGGTCCAAGATCAATGACTTCATGACCCATATGGTTTAACAGTGCAATGACATCGGGTTTGATGGCAATGCCTGCATGATCGGTTGCGATAAAAAACTTCAAGGAAATGTCCTTTAACTAGGTAATAGAAACGATTATATCACAAGGATTATTAGAAATTCCAAAAACAGACTCCCCATAGGAAGCCTGTTAATATAACCATCCAATTACGTAGCGAATGGGAAGAAAAAAAGTAGTGTGACAGGGGTGTTGCAATGAAAACAATAAGAATGATCATGCCATAACGCTCTAATGATTCATAAAAGCGCACGAGCGCGTTCCATCCAAAGATGATACCAAGATAAGTGAGGGCGTGTGAACCATCTAAGGGTGGAATGGGATAGAGATTGAAAAGCCCTAAAACAACGTTGTAAATCAGTGACTGGATTAAAAAAAAGATGACAAAAACTTCAATAAAGTTACTTGCATTTCTTAGATCAGGTAAAAAACTCAACATGCCTGCGCACAGAAGGGCTAGAGAGAAGTTGTAAGCAATACCTGCTAAAGAGACATAAATAGCCGCTTTATAGCCACCATTTCTAATGACGGTGGGTATATAAATCGGTACAGGTTTTGCCCAACCGAACATAAAAGGAGCACCACTAAAAAAGAGGACAGCTGGAACAATGATTGTTCCTAAAAGATCAACGTGAACGATGGGGTTGATACTCAAACGACCTTGGTATTTAGCCGTAGTGTCACCATAACGATATGCGACATATCCATGCATAATCTCATGACCAATGATCGCTACCATAAGAGCTAAAACGGTAGCACTGATCTCAATAATTTTAACTTCCATTAGAAAAAGTTCTCATCGTATTGCATGGATTCGACAAAGCGACCAATGCGGTTCCATCTGATTTTATAGTCATCATCCCATGAAAAATAGATAAACCAAGGCTTTCCGACAATGAGGCTATAAGGGACACTTCCCCAAAAACGGCTATCGTTAGAGTGGTCGCGGTTATCGCCCATCATAAAATAGTTATCTTTTTCTACTTTGGCATAAAAAGCGTTAAATCCATAGCCAGAAATACTTGGAAGTTCCTGTACTTGAGCAGGTTTCATGAAAAGTTGATTTGCCCCTAAGTGCAGTACCATTTGTTGAAAGAGATCAACGGAGTCATCATAGTGAATGCCATGAAATTTTTCGATATAAGGGTTATTGACCCAAAGTTTACCGGCAATTGTTTTGATTTTTTCAGCAGGATAGTTTGCTTTAATATATTCATCACCCTCGCTAAAGTGGATGTAGAGATTTTTCTCTTGGAAAAGAATTTCATCCCCTTCTGTTGCGACACAACGTTTAACATAATGGACTTTGATATCTTTGGGATAGCGAAAAACAACGATGTCTCCACGCTCAGGTCTATTTCCTTCAATGAGGTGACCATTGCCTTTAAAATCAGGCAAAACAGAAATTTCAAGCCAAGGAAGATGCGGTGTTGGAATACCATAAACAAATTTTTTCACAAAAAGATGATCACCAATCAAAAGGGTTTTAATCATCGAACCACTAGGAATAACAAAGGCTTGTGCGACAAAAAAAATAACAAATAAAACAATAATAAGTGTACCTGTCCAGCTGTTGGAAAAGTGGTAAAAACGGTTGAGTAAATTTTTCATAGTTTTCCTAAATTATAAACGCTGTTCGGCAGCTTTAATGGTATTTTCGAGTAACATGGCAATCGTCATGGGACCAACTCCTCCTGGAACGGGAGTAATGTAACTGCATTTGGGTGCAACATTGGCAAAGTCAACATCACCCACAAGGCGTCCTTCTTCAGTTTTGTTGATACCAATATCAATCACCATAGCACCCTCTT encodes the following:
- the trpB gene encoding tryptophan synthase subunit beta yields the protein MYIPRASKFDPDHNGHFGIFGGRFVPETLMPVLLELEKEYQNLRFNENFWTEVDHYMKDYVGRPSSLYFAKNISQELGAKVYLKREDLNHTGAHKINNTIVQGLIAKKMGKKRVIAETGAGQHGVATATVAALLGLECEVFMGEKDVERQELNVFRMKLLGAKVHAVKSGSKTLKDAMNEAIRYWVTHARDTFYIIGTVAGPHPYPMMVRDFQAIIGYEAKAQILVKEKRLPDMVVACIGGGSNAMGIFSHFLGEEGVTCVGIEAGGLGIDTDKHGCSLAKGSPGVLHGQMSYLLQDDDGQILEAHSISAGLDYPGIGPEHAYLKEIGAAKYDHITDQEALDAFVWLSRKEGIIPAFESAHAVAYLKKIPKDEIKNKVIIVNLSGRGDKDMMQAKSILNIG
- a CDS encoding adenine phosphoribosyltransferase, translated to MSHLSEADKIYLLNSVREIEDFPKPGIKFKDITTLLGDAKAFTLLIDHGDAKAFTLLIDHLVDRYSTMKIDYIAGIESRGFIFGAALAARLKTRFVPIRKPGKLPYTTISEKYSLEYGVDEVCIHIDAFSAITTSKPRVLLIDDLIATGGTATAAVNLINKAGAECVEACFVINLTFLQGDLDIKKTTSVYSVLEVF
- the rpiB gene encoding ribose 5-phosphate isomerase B — its product is MKFFIATDHAGIAIKPDVIALLNHMGHEVIDLGPFNDQRVDYPDYAHALCLEVLNNSATQGILICGSGIGMSLAANKHIGIRAALCHDAYTAEMARAHNDANVLCFGQRIVGLGVIESMLKAWCATSFEGGRHADRVKKIEL
- a CDS encoding site-2 protease family protein, with the translated sequence MEVKIIEISATVLALMVAIIGHEIMHGYVAYRYGDTTAKYQGRLSINPIVHVDLLGTIIVPAVLFFSGAPFMFGWAKPVPIYIPTVIRNGGYKAAIYVSLAGIAYNFSLALLCAGMLSFLPDLRNASNFIEVFVIFFLIQSLIYNVVLGLFNLYPIPPLDGSHALTYLGIIFGWNALVRFYESLERYGMIILIVFIATPLSHYFFSSHSLRNWMVILTGFLWGVCFWNF
- the lepB gene encoding signal peptidase I encodes the protein MKNLLNRFYHFSNSWTGTLIIVLFVIFFVAQAFVIPSGSMIKTLLIGDHLFVKKFVYGIPTPHLPWLEISVLPDFKGNGHLIEGNRPERGDIVVFRYPKDIKVHYVKRCVATEGDEILFQEKNLYIHFSEGDEYIKANYPAEKIKTIAGKLWVNNPYIEKFHGIHYDDSVDLFQQMVLHLGANQLFMKPAQVQELPSISGYGFNAFYAKVEKDNYFMMGDNRDHSNDSRFWGSVPYSLIVGKPWFIYFSWDDDYKIRWNRIGRFVESMQYDENFF